DNA from Podospora pseudopauciseta strain CBS 411.78 chromosome 5 map unlocalized CBS411.78m_5, whole genome shotgun sequence:
CACTGCAAGCCAGCAACAGGGTGATAAGCACAAGCTCACACTTTTCCAAAAAGCAAGTATCCCCCTAACCTCCCTTCCAGGCCTATTggctatctttcaaggcccATTAACCATCTTTGGAGAGGTATTAATCCTCTTTAAAGGCACCTTGATTATCCCTCGAGGCCCATTGATAGATATTTCGAGGCCTGTTGGCTATGTCTCAAAGACTTGAGATTGGGTCCATCCACACCTAGACACTATCACATCATTGGGATTTGCTATCCACTGCACCCACAGGGACTTCTCCGGTTTTGCACATCCTGTTGCCCCCCTGTTCAATGTTGTATGTAGTTGGGAGGCTTAACATCAGCGGGATAAATAGGTATAGTTACCATATGCCACCCAGATGATGAATTCCATGCTACTTGTATTGGCCAAGTACAATCCTGCATTTCTTTCAAGGCCTGAACAGAATCAATGTTTCTGTGTTTTGTCTAATACCTTATCACTCATTCTGTCCACAGCCATTGGGTTACGCTTGAGCAGGTCCCCCACCCAGCCAGTGGGCAGATAGGTGCCCTCGATGATTATTGTTCGGTTAGAAAGTCATTGGCTGGCATACGTGTTCTCCGTGATAACCCCACGATGTTCCTCCCTTTGAGTACTCTTGTGGGGTTCTCATACTTCTCATTCAGGGGCTAAGAGGCCGGGTTGAGTGTATCTATTCAGTGAAGCATTTCCTGCGCTGATGGGGATGTGTGTTTAGTGGATGTCTCAATGGCTGAATGAAGCCGTCATTATGTACTAACAAAGAGGTGACATTGATTGCCCAGACCCTTCGTCGTACATGCATTGGGTCGCTGCAAACAAAAGACCAATTATCCAACAGACATCCCTTTTACCTTGGGAGATAGCTACCATCGTGAACCTCCCTACTCTTGCAGCCTGTTGATTTCTTTGGCGACCAAGACACCAAGAGTCGTCAGCTGCCGGCAAACAAGGCCGTCCGTCTCCATCCTTCCCAACTGCCAACCAATCGGCTTCCTGCCACGCACCAAGGAGCCAAGCAAGCGGGACATCATTGCTTGTCTTCGGATCATTCCGAAGCGCTGACAGATTTGCCGAGAATCATGTCGCCAAACTGTAGGAGGAGGACGCAACCCCACAATACCCGAGAAGTTGCCCCCATTCTGCCGATAGGTCAAGACATACAACATGCCAAATTATTAATCTGAATAGAGTGCCAACCTCCATCGAGATATGATGTTCGCTATGCTCGGTTGGTTGGACCGAGGCGTGACTGCAAAAGCAGTCTAATTTTGGGCTGCAatttgctggtggtgtggcaAGGCATTTCTCCCCCTATGAAGTCGTCGTGTTGCACAACACTAACGAGGAGGAATATGAAAGGGCTCCTGCGTCGAAACCGGTTTGCAGTCCTTTCTGCCTTTATCTCCATCgcccttccccttctgaGCCCAAACTAAGTTCCATCCACGTCCACCATGCATTGGAAAGCCCTTGCCCTGGCAGCGGCCGTCAACGGTCAAGGCTTGAACGGCCTCAACCACTTACGGTTCGGGTGCTCCCAACTCACCGTCGAGCGTCTGGATCCTCTTGTCAACCCAGGAGAGTTCCCGACGCCACATATGCATCAGATTATCGGCGGTAACGCGTTTGTAAATCTTTCCGAGATCTAAGGTTTGGTACAAGGATGCTAATGTGTGTATAACAGAACGCGTCCATGCCCTACAATACCGACATCGCGAATTTGGCAACCTGCACAACTTGCGGCCCGGCAGATGACTTCTCCAACTACTGGACCGCCAACGTGTACTTCCGGGCGAGAAATGGTAGCTACAAGCGCGTCCCGCAGGCGCCCAACCGGTATTTTTGTCTGGTgttgtgtggtggttggtgtcACATCAACTGACTTTCTCCCAGCTTCCTGTTTAATGATCGTTTTACCACCCAAATTACAGGCGGAGCCGTAGTTTATTATGTCCTGGCTCCCGTTTCTTTGTCACTCTTCACTTATCCTTTCTCAGGCGGTTCTGGCCATCCAGAACGCAcctttttttgggggggcaTACCCAAGCCCTAGCCCTCACTGTGGGCCAAGTTCGATGTTCTTGTTTCCCCGGCAATGGAGAGATTGAATCTGTATTATACCTCATAAGCTCATACTAACAAAAACCAGATTGCTCCCCGGGCCAAGACTGTGACTGCATTCAAGCCTGTAAGATGTCCTCAGAATGGCCAATAACTCCTGCTAACACAGAAAACAGGGTTTCAGAATGTTTGTTGGCGACGTAAATCGACGAGAACCGAAGTAACCATTTCAGTATGACCTTTGAGAACTTCTATTTTAACAACATGGCAGATACAAAATGCAGAGCTGCTTCCGATGCTACAGCGGGCCCAACTTCGGCGGCGATGACATGGCGCCGTGCGCTGATTCCCGCCTCGACTTTGAAGGCTTCCCGACTGGTCCCTGTCTCGGTGGTATAAGGTCCAACGTGCTGTACCCAACGTATGTCTCTTGTGGGTCCTTAACACACACATGTGCTGATTCTCCACAGATGCTGGGACGGGAAGAACCTCGACACGCCCAACCACAAGGATCACGTCGCATATCCCACCTCCGGCCCCTCCAACTTCCTGTCCACCGGAAACTGCCCTGCCAGTCACCCCGTCAAAATTCCCCAGCTCATGCTTGAGATTGTTTGGGACACGACCAAGTTCAACAACAAGGCTGAGTGGCCAGCCGATGGCTCACAGCCGTTTGTGTTGTCGACGGGTGACAAGACGGGGTACGGCCAGCACGGCGACTACGTCTTTGGGTGGAAGGGCGATGCGCTCCAGCGGGCCATGGATGCCAATGGTTGTTTCAGCGCCACTTGCGGAAACCAGAAGAGCCAGGATATTGCGACGGCGAACAAGTGCCAGATCAAGAAGACGGTCCGTGAGGATGTCGAAGGTTGGTTTAATAGCCTTCCAGGTAGCCCAATGGCAGCttgagatggcgagggaggcttGCGGTGGGCGTTATTTGTCGGTGGCGGAGAGAACGGAGAGGACGGCAATCAACAGTGTGGGGAGTAGGGTAATCTCGTATTGTGACTTGATTAATTCTCTGACGCTAGGCCAGCGTGTGATAAGCTCTGAGTGGGAAAGTCGTGTGCCGTGTGTTGTGTCATTGCTTCAGCTTTGTCCGCGTCTGCCGTTTTGTGCCAGCTGTGTCTCCGTGTCTGAGCTGGGGAGCCTGCGGGATCCGCCTTACTCCCCGCCCATGCTGGGCGGCTGAAATAAATCAGCCAATCACGCGTCACGAGGTCGCTGAAAACGGCAGGTCCGTGCATTGACCACAAGCGTGTCATCCACAATCCCCAGCTTCACCTTCCACGGGACTGAGCTCGGTAAGACGCTTCCGACGTGGAAGGCTACTTTGTTGCCTAGCTTTGTTGTTGCATCACATAGCTATCTGGATCCCGACATCAATTCGTGCTTTTGGCATACTCGAATCATGGGTTGCACCAAGTTAGAACGAACATGGCCCACCACAGGCCCTGTCACCATAGGAGCGCGCCATATAAGGCTCATGAGTAGCAGGGAAGTGAACACATCGCCGGACTTTAGGGGTAGTTGAGTTCCTGGCAGtgatggagttgttggaTGCTGGACGACATAGCGGTCTGGAAATGCTCAAGTAACAGGATATTTCTTGGTTCTCCTCGGTCCATCCCCCAAGAATTAATCCAAGCTCCATTGAAGAAGGCATGACACGTCTATTGTCTGTGTTGTAAGGCCAGTACGCTATCTCTTTGGGTCTTTCAACTATCATTCAAGGCCTGTTGACTATCATTCAAGTCATGGGAtttaaccctaaccctccacaacccacGAGCTACAATTGTCTTTGACTATCTCTGAACGCCTCCAAGTCTAACACCATCCCCCATCTTCGTATCAAGATGGAACATAAGTTACGTGATTCGATTCTGTCTCCGTGTTGACGCCTAAAAacaccccacctcccccgcccccaacTTTACTCATAAATGTAACAGAACTTGCCCATCAACCCACCCATTGTGCTCATCAGCTCCCTCACCTCGACATCGGGCGCCAACACACCCAGCCCGCTCAGATCGTCAAGGGTTCCGTTGGCAGATGGTGGGAAGTTTGACATGGTTCTCGTGTGACTGACCTCTTTGAGTCTCTTCTCCAAGTTCTGACAATATCGTATTAGTTACTTGTTCCAAGTTCATAAAGGATGTATAGACGGTAGTTAGACATACTTGGATTTGCCAGATCCACCAAACACGGTCAATCATGGTGTGATGAAGCCAAAAGGCGGGATCACCCGGGCTGGTATAAAAGTCCTGTTCCAAGGTCCGTCAGCATCTCCAGGCAATAAGCGCAATCGAAGGCAGTTCCTCACCCCTCCAGGATCCCCCCCGACAGTGTAGTGCCCCCCCTGTTGTTTCTCAAACGTTAGCTCGGTTGATTGGGATCAGAGTCTTTGGTGAAAACATGAAAAAAAtcaagaaaaaggagaaaaagaagaaatgTGGCATCGGCGTAGCACAAATTGGTATATCACTAGCTCGACCCGCTGTAAAAGACTCAAAGAAAGGTCTTACAGCATGGATTCCCCATTTCCCTTGAGGAAATTGACCCTAATACATCAAATCAGCCACATATCGTCCCAACTGTCAAAGGTCGTCTTACCTCCATCACTGTCTGAAACCAATGAGTATCGttgttcttggtgatgacgtCGTAGACGTCCTTTGCGGATGTTACAGCAGCTGAGTTCTTATTGATGTCGCGGCGCAGACATCTAGGATTGTAGCCGAGCCCATCGGCACGGGGGTTGCGTGTCAGCTGTAAGATAGGGGCAATTGGACCTAAATTGACGGTCATACTGAGCAAGCGAGGTCAGCATGGCTGTTATTGCTTCATGGGTGTTGTACCATCTCAGTCCGACACCGGAACACCAAAGGATGGTAGAGACATACTTCTTGAAAGGCCCAGTTGTGACACAACCACCTCCGTCGGCTGGGGGAATGCGGTCATATGGCCTAGGGGCGCTTCGTACCAGGGTAAGGTAAGCTACTAGTCAGATAATTCCAATAGCGGGAGATAACAAACCCTGGGATCATGATGCCATTGTAGTTGGCTTTGGCGCCGTTGCCTCCCATGCTGCCTTCAGAACCGTCGAAGAGAGGGGAGTTTGCAGGGTCTTTGTGGTAGCGATCCCAGTTCCAATACTTGAAAGTTGAGTGTCAATGATCGGTAGTGTAAAGGGGGACAGGAAGGGTGAAAACCACATACCGGTTGATATCCCTTGTATCCACACTCGTTGCGAAGGGCTTGCTCGTAGTGCCATACGTAATAGCGGTGCCAGGGTAAGAAGAAGGTCTGCGTACGGGTTAGAGATGAGCACAGGATATGTATTAGAAGTATAGACTCGTACGGATCCGTGGTTTCTCGGCGTCTGCTGGACGTGGACGACGATGTAATCATCGAACCGGCTCTTTGCTCCGGGGGCGGCAGAGGAGGTTAAGGCTGGTTTGGACATCAAACAGAGGACAGCATTGGTGTACTCCTTTCTCTGGGCGAGGGTCAAATCCATCCTGCAATTGTCAGCCTTTGCTGGGACGAGATATCATCAGCATGGCACCGCTACACTCACCATTCCTTTCTCCTCACTGCCGTCTCCAAAGTGCAGTTGCCCTGGGGATTCTTTGCCAGCCACTCCTTCACCTTTGGCAGACTAGCGGCAGCAAGTTGATCGACAACATCAGGGGGGTATGTCTGCGCAGCCACCAGGCTGGCAAGAAAGGTGGTTGTCCAAAGAAGCATTGTTGACACCAGACTTATTTCCTGTCTTTCACTACCTTCTGGAAACCACAAGAAAAAAGGGTTTTGATCCGGGGGCCTGgtccccttttcttctttcccctTTTTGAGATCCCATGCGTGTTTTCCACGTGCCCATCCCGGCTATTATCATCTTTCATCAGGAGCACGTTTTTCTTACCTGCCTTGCATAAGATGGAGACAGTCATTAAACTGAGGAGACTGACCGACCAGATGGAATTTATCCATTACACAAGGACCCATTATCCCTCGTCAATTTGACTTTGGATGACGATCATTGGAGCGTTGGGCCCCAGAAGGACATGTTTTTATGCCGGAAACCGGCAAAGAGTAGCATGTTCATATGGATTAGTCACAAAATAAACAAGGTGCCAAGCTGTTGGGCGGATCCTGTTTGTTTATGAAGGCGCCGGCATTTCATTCACCTTACCAGACGGCTGTCTTGAGTGGTAGCTTATGTGGAGTTggtttgtggttgttgttccGAGTCGGAAGCCAACGAACCGGCCGGCAAGCGAATGAAGGTTAGGGCAATATAATTATGCTTGTTCTGGACACGGCGGCACACACTGGAATGCAACTCAGTCTGGGGTGCAGGCATGATGCAAAGTGTCTTCTACCGGTAAAGACCCTATTGGacaggagggagggaggcaGCAAATCCTTGCCCTACCAGGTAACTTGCAACACGATATGCGTGTTTTCCACATGACATTCAGATAATTGCGCTCACCGTCTTGCACTAGGTGTACGTTTTGCAATGTTTGAGGTGGACAATTCATCATATGCAGCGCGAGGCCTAAGCCTAGGTAGTTTAACCCTA
Protein-coding regions in this window:
- a CDS encoding uncharacterized protein (COG:S; EggNog:ENOG503P00U), with the protein product MHWKALALAAAVNGQGLNGLNHLRFGCSQLTVERLDPLVNPGEFPTPHMHQIIGGNAFNASMPYNTDIANLATCTTCGPADDFSNYWTANVYFRARNGSYKRVPQAPNRYFCLVLCGGWCHIN
- a CDS encoding uncharacterized protein (COG:E; EggNog:ENOG503NX6H) gives rise to the protein MLLWTTTFLASLVAAQTYPPDVVDQLAAASLPKVKEWLAKNPQGNCTLETAVRRKEWMDLTLAQRKEYTNAVLCLMSKPALTSSAAPGAKSRFDDYIVVHVQQTPRNHGSTFFLPWHRYYVWHYEQALRNECGYKGYQPYWNWDRYHKDPANSPLFDGSEGSMGGNGAKANYNGIMIPGAPRPYDRIPPADGGGCVTTGPFKNMTVNLGPIAPILQLTRNPRADGLGYNPRCLRRDINKNSAAVTSAKDVYDVITKNNDTHWFQTVMEGGHYTVGGDPGGDFYTSPGDPAFWLHHTMIDRVWWIWQIQNLEKRLKEVSHTRTMSNFPPSANGTLDDLSGLGVLAPDVEVRELMSTMGGLMGKFCYIYE
- a CDS encoding uncharacterized protein (COG:S; EggNog:ENOG503P00U), with product MFVGDVNRREPNRYKMQSCFRCYSGPNFGGDDMAPCADSRLDFEGFPTGPCLGGIRSNVLYPTCWDGKNLDTPNHKDHVAYPTSGPSNFLSTGNCPASHPVKIPQLMLEIVWDTTKFNNKAEWPADGSQPFVLSTGDKTGYGQHGDYVFGWKGDALQRAMDANGCFSATCGNQKSQDIATANKCQIKKTVREDVEGWFNSLPGSPMAA